Proteins encoded together in one Anopheles darlingi chromosome 3, idAnoDarlMG_H_01, whole genome shotgun sequence window:
- the LOC125955547 gene encoding uncharacterized protein LOC125955547 yields the protein MAFSQHFPSAFRIINTPLHLLRILLLFLLSEYYTAMLTANLGQSNVPTYPRTLDAFAKSKLPLLVGQAKSFQYIIDHPEIGARVMEINASRIYDPSWVSLVQLCELFPYTIGATTKALGKELDHWHYHLINEPIKSTVVTSPFRKTSPLLQRFQLYITRLYEAGIWDHLVRKWALTTRGSLTFDENDSALRLEHFVPVYIVGGYLYLSAAIVLLLEIIVHRIQTNA from the coding sequence ATGGCCTTTAGTCAACATTTCCCTTCTGCATTCCGGATCATCAACACGCCACTACATCTTCTACGTATTCTATTGCTGTTCCTGCTTTCCGAGTACTACACCGCGATGCTAACAGCCAATCTCGGGCAATCAAATGTTCCCACCTACCCGAGAACACTGGACGCGTTTGCAAAATCAAAATTACCTCTTCTGGTTGGACAGGCAAAGAGTTTTCAATACATCATAGACCATCCAGAAATAGGAGCCCGTGTCATGGAGATTAATGCCTCACGCATCTATGATCCATCATGGGTGTCGTTGGTGCAGCTGTGTGAATTGTTTCCCTATACCATTGGTGCAACGACAAAAGCACTTGGGAAAGAGCTCGATCATTGGCATTATCATTTAATCAATGAACCTATTAAGTCGACAGTTGTTACGAGCCCTTTTCGCAAAACAAGTCCATTGTTACAACGCTTTCAGTTGTACATCACGCGACTATACGAGGCAGGAATATGGGATCATCTCGTACGCAAGTGGGCGCTTACCACTCGCGGAAGCCTAACATTCGATGAGAACGATTCTGCATTGCGACTAGAACACTTTGTACCAGTTTACATTGTTGGAGGTTACCTCTATTTATCTGCAGCTATCGTATTACTCTTGGAAATAATTGTACATAGAATTCAAACGAATGCTTAA